One region of Mycolicibacterium rhodesiae NBB3 genomic DNA includes:
- a CDS encoding formylglycine-generating enzyme family protein, producing MTDDLVRIPAQTATLGSDRHYPEEGPARPVQVAGFGIQPRQVTNAEYAGFVGATGYLTVAERPVNPADYPNAPAANLQPGSMVFSRTRGPVDLRHLNLWWTWTPGASWRHPVGPLSSIDKRADHPVVHIAYEDAEAYATWAGLSLPTEAEWETAARGGLDQAEYTWGDEPETQPMANYWHGDFPWRPDKGYGRTTPVGSYPPNGYGLFDMAGNVWEWTTDWYGETRDAQPCCASDSYDPRQPQFPVPRKVVKGGSFLCADVYCLRYRPAARRPQPVDTGMSHIGFRCVKR from the coding sequence GTGACTGACGACCTTGTCCGCATCCCTGCGCAGACGGCGACGCTGGGATCCGATCGCCACTATCCGGAAGAGGGCCCTGCGCGTCCTGTCCAGGTAGCCGGATTCGGGATTCAGCCACGGCAGGTCACGAACGCCGAATATGCCGGATTCGTTGGCGCGACAGGCTATCTCACGGTTGCCGAGCGGCCGGTGAACCCGGCCGACTATCCGAATGCACCGGCCGCGAACCTCCAGCCGGGGTCGATGGTGTTCAGCCGCACTCGAGGGCCGGTGGACCTGAGGCATCTCAATCTCTGGTGGACGTGGACGCCGGGGGCGTCGTGGCGCCACCCCGTCGGCCCGCTGTCGTCGATCGACAAGCGTGCCGATCATCCCGTCGTGCACATCGCCTACGAGGACGCCGAGGCCTACGCGACGTGGGCCGGGCTGTCCTTGCCGACCGAGGCCGAATGGGAGACTGCCGCCAGGGGCGGCCTCGACCAGGCCGAGTACACGTGGGGCGACGAGCCCGAAACGCAACCGATGGCCAACTACTGGCACGGCGATTTCCCGTGGCGGCCGGACAAAGGGTACGGCCGCACCACACCGGTCGGCTCCTACCCACCGAACGGATACGGCCTTTTCGACATGGCCGGCAACGTATGGGAGTGGACCACCGACTGGTACGGCGAAACGCGTGACGCTCAACCCTGTTGCGCCTCAGACAGTTACGACCCGCGCCAACCGCAGTTCCCGGTGCCCCGGAAGGTCGTCAAGGGCGGCTCGTTCCTGTGCGCGGACGTCTATTGCCTGCGCTACCGCCCGGCCGCGCGCCGCCCGCAGCCCGTCGACACCGGCATGAGCCACATCGGCTTCCGCTGCGTCAAGCGCTGA
- a CDS encoding HAD family hydrolase, with the protein MLESWNDGPTKTAIVDFVRRVTSQGPDFVAPEARVAVFDNDGTLWCEKPMYIQLDFLLRRFKEQAEDDPSLRDQQPYKAAYSGDLQWLGDAVTKHYQGDDTDLKPLMGAILRAHHEITVEEHADRVSAFFAEATHPTLGRPYTSCGYTPMVELLRYLESNGFMCYIVSGGGRDFMRPVTHALYGIPPDRVVGSSVGLVFRDGHLYTTDQPEFLDDGPIKPVRLWSRIGRRPILAAGNSNGDIEMLEFSRGLRLLVLHDDSDREFDYTAGAEKSLELAASDDWTVVSMKNDWTTVFGD; encoded by the coding sequence ATGCTCGAGTCGTGGAACGACGGCCCCACGAAGACCGCGATCGTCGACTTCGTGCGACGGGTCACCAGCCAGGGGCCGGATTTCGTCGCGCCCGAGGCGCGGGTCGCCGTGTTCGACAACGACGGCACGCTGTGGTGTGAGAAGCCGATGTACATCCAGTTGGATTTTCTCCTGCGGCGATTCAAGGAACAGGCAGAAGATGATCCATCACTGCGCGACCAACAGCCGTACAAAGCGGCGTACTCGGGCGACCTGCAGTGGCTCGGCGACGCGGTCACCAAGCATTACCAGGGCGACGACACCGACCTCAAACCGCTTATGGGAGCAATACTTCGGGCCCATCACGAGATCACGGTCGAGGAGCACGCGGACCGGGTCAGCGCCTTTTTCGCCGAGGCAACGCACCCGACACTGGGGCGGCCCTACACGTCGTGCGGGTACACGCCGATGGTCGAGCTCCTGCGCTACCTGGAGTCCAACGGGTTCATGTGTTACATCGTCTCCGGCGGTGGCCGCGACTTCATGCGACCGGTAACCCACGCGCTGTATGGGATTCCGCCCGACCGGGTCGTGGGCAGTTCAGTGGGTCTGGTGTTTCGCGACGGACATCTGTACACGACCGATCAGCCGGAGTTTCTCGATGACGGGCCCATCAAACCTGTCCGGTTGTGGAGTCGAATCGGACGTCGACCGATCCTTGCGGCAGGCAATTCCAACGGCGACATCGAGATGCTGGAGTTCAGTCGGGGTCTGCGCCTGTTGGTGCTGCATGACGACTCCGACCGCGAATTCGACTACACCGCAGGTGCGGAGAAGTCATTGGAACTGGCGGCGAGCGATGACTGGACCGTCGTCAGCATGAAAAACGACTGGACGACCGTCTTCGGTGACTGA
- a CDS encoding arylsulfatase, translated as MPGGKPNILVIWGDDIGISNLSCYSRGMMGYFTPNIDRIADEGMLFTDSYGEQSCTAGRSSFITGQSVYRTGMSKVGMPGVDIGLQKEDPTIAELLKPLGYATGQFGKNHLGDLNKYLPTAHGFDEFFGNLYHLNAEEEPEHEDYPTPQEAPLLYNALLPRGVIHSWATQEDSDEVDERYGPVGKQRIEDTGPLTKKRMETIDDETTAACADFIRRQHEADTPFFVWMNMTHMHFRTHTKPESRGQAGRWQSPYHDTMIDHDRNVGQLLDLVDELGITEDTIVIYSTDNGPHANSWPDGATTPFRSEKATNWEGAFRVPEMIRWPGKIKPHSVSNEIVQHHDWLPTFLAAAGDPDIIEKLKSGYKAGDMTYKVHIDGYNLLPYLTGEVDESPRRGMIYFSDDGDVLGIRAENWKIVFMEQRCPGTLQVWFEPFTPLRAPKLFNLRTDPYEHADVTSNTYWDWMIDRLYLMLYGTAIANQFLQTFKEFPPRQEPASFTINHAVEELERFLASRGG; from the coding sequence ATGCCCGGAGGAAAGCCCAACATCCTGGTCATCTGGGGTGACGACATCGGGATCTCGAATCTCAGCTGCTACAGCCGCGGCATGATGGGGTACTTCACCCCGAACATCGACCGCATCGCCGACGAGGGCATGCTCTTCACCGATTCCTACGGCGAACAGAGTTGCACCGCGGGCCGCTCGTCGTTCATCACCGGTCAGAGCGTCTACCGCACGGGTATGAGCAAGGTCGGCATGCCGGGCGTCGATATCGGTCTGCAGAAGGAGGATCCGACCATCGCCGAACTGCTCAAGCCGCTCGGGTACGCGACCGGCCAGTTCGGCAAGAACCACCTCGGAGACCTCAACAAGTACCTTCCGACAGCACACGGATTCGACGAGTTCTTTGGCAACCTCTACCACCTCAATGCCGAAGAGGAACCCGAGCACGAGGACTACCCGACACCTCAAGAGGCTCCATTGTTGTACAACGCGCTACTGCCCCGCGGAGTCATCCATTCGTGGGCTACACAGGAAGACTCGGACGAGGTCGACGAGCGTTACGGCCCGGTCGGCAAGCAACGTATCGAGGACACCGGTCCGCTCACCAAGAAGCGGATGGAGACCATCGACGACGAAACCACCGCGGCGTGCGCCGACTTCATCAGGCGCCAACACGAGGCAGACACCCCGTTCTTCGTCTGGATGAACATGACGCACATGCACTTTCGCACGCACACCAAGCCAGAGAGTCGAGGTCAAGCCGGACGCTGGCAGTCTCCGTACCACGACACCATGATCGACCATGACCGTAACGTGGGGCAGCTTCTCGATCTCGTCGACGAGCTCGGGATCACCGAAGACACCATCGTCATCTACTCGACTGACAACGGTCCGCACGCCAACAGCTGGCCTGACGGTGCCACCACTCCATTCCGCAGTGAGAAGGCCACCAACTGGGAAGGCGCCTTCCGGGTTCCGGAGATGATCCGCTGGCCAGGAAAGATCAAGCCGCACAGCGTGTCCAACGAAATTGTGCAGCACCACGATTGGCTGCCGACTTTCCTCGCCGCCGCAGGGGATCCGGACATCATCGAGAAGCTCAAGTCAGGCTACAAAGCCGGTGACATGACCTACAAGGTTCATATCGACGGATACAACCTGCTCCCGTATCTCACTGGCGAAGTGGACGAGAGCCCGCGACGCGGGATGATCTACTTCTCCGACGACGGCGATGTCCTCGGGATCCGCGCCGAGAACTGGAAGATCGTGTTCATGGAACAACGTTGCCCAGGAACACTGCAGGTGTGGTTCGAACCGTTCACTCCACTGCGTGCGCCGAAGCTGTTCAATCTGCGAACCGACCCATATGAGCACGCCGATGTCACGTCGAATACCTACTGGGACTGGATGATCGATCGGCTCTATCTCATGTTGTACGGCACCGCGATTGCGAACCAGTTCCTGCAGACCTTCAAGGAATTCCCGCCGCGGCAAGAACCGGCCTCCTTCACCATCAATCATGCCGTTGAGGAGCTGGAAAGGTTTCTCGCGTCGCGAGGCGGCTGA
- a CDS encoding DUF1876 domain-containing protein — protein sequence MYDRDLTNIWRIEIRFDEDETHTHATIKVEFDDGDTMTAVGDARRNPKDPNQPMIGEEIAAARGLIALGTELLHRAGGRIEAVTRHPVYLVS from the coding sequence ATGTACGACAGAGATCTGACGAACATTTGGCGAATCGAGATTCGGTTCGACGAGGACGAGACGCATACGCACGCGACCATCAAGGTCGAGTTCGACGACGGCGACACCATGACCGCGGTCGGGGATGCCCGCCGTAATCCCAAGGACCCCAACCAGCCCATGATCGGTGAGGAGATCGCCGCGGCGCGTGGTCTGATCGCGCTGGGGACTGAACTTCTGCACCGTGCGGGGGGACGGATCGAGGCAGTGACCCGGCACCCGGTCTATCTGGTCAGCTGA
- a CDS encoding 3-beta-hydroxysteroid dehydrogenase: MGDSTLTTELGRVLVTGGSGFVGANLVTELLERGHEVRSFDRAPSPLPAHPRLEVLVGDICDEDTVAAAVAGVDTVFHTAAIIDLMGGASVTEEYRKRSFSVNVTGTENLVRAAQAAGVKRFVYTASNSVVMGGKKISGGDETLPYTERFNDLYTETKVVAEKFVLGQNGVGGLLTCSIRPSGIWGRGDQTMFRKVFESVLAGHVKVLVGGKNVKLDNSYVHNLIHGFILAAQHLVPGGSAPGQAYFINDGEPINMFEFSRPVVEACGQRYPKIRVPGRLVWFAMTVWQWFHFKFGIPKPMIEPLGVERLYLDNYFSIAKAERDLGYHPLFTTEKAMDECLPYYVELFEKMKKEGKASAVSVAGSAPPEG; encoded by the coding sequence ATGGGTGATTCAACGTTGACCACTGAACTCGGCCGCGTACTCGTCACCGGCGGCTCCGGATTCGTCGGCGCCAATCTGGTGACCGAACTGCTCGAGCGCGGACACGAGGTCCGCTCATTCGACCGTGCCCCTTCCCCGCTGCCCGCACACCCGCGGCTCGAGGTCCTGGTGGGCGACATCTGCGACGAGGACACCGTGGCCGCGGCCGTGGCCGGCGTCGACACCGTGTTTCACACCGCCGCGATCATCGACCTGATGGGCGGCGCATCGGTCACCGAGGAGTACCGCAAGCGCAGCTTCTCGGTGAACGTCACGGGCACCGAGAATCTGGTGCGCGCCGCGCAGGCGGCCGGGGTGAAGCGATTCGTCTACACCGCGTCCAACAGTGTCGTGATGGGTGGCAAGAAGATCTCCGGCGGAGACGAAACCCTGCCCTACACCGAGCGGTTCAACGACCTCTACACCGAGACCAAGGTTGTCGCCGAGAAGTTCGTGCTGGGCCAGAACGGTGTCGGGGGTTTGCTCACCTGCTCGATCCGACCCAGCGGCATCTGGGGTCGTGGCGACCAGACCATGTTCCGCAAGGTTTTCGAAAGCGTGCTCGCGGGTCACGTCAAGGTGCTCGTCGGCGGCAAGAACGTCAAGCTCGACAACTCGTACGTGCACAACCTGATTCACGGTTTCATCCTCGCCGCCCAGCACCTGGTGCCCGGCGGCTCAGCACCCGGCCAGGCGTACTTCATCAACGACGGCGAACCGATCAACATGTTCGAGTTCTCCCGGCCCGTGGTGGAGGCGTGCGGCCAGCGCTACCCGAAGATCCGCGTGCCCGGACGGCTGGTGTGGTTCGCGATGACGGTGTGGCAGTGGTTCCACTTCAAGTTCGGGATCCCCAAGCCGATGATCGAACCCCTCGGCGTGGAACGGCTGTATCTCGACAACTACTTCTCCATTGCGAAGGCGGAGCGCGATCTCGGGTACCACCCGTTGTTCACCACCGAGAAGGCCATGGACGAGTGCTTGCCGTACTACGTCGAGCTGTTCGAGAAGATGAAGAAGGAGGGCAAGGCCTCGGCCGTAAGCGTCGCCGGGTCAGCGCCGCCCGAGGGCTGA
- a CDS encoding exodeoxyribonuclease VII small subunit — MKPISELGYEEARDELIAVVQQLEQGGLDLDASLELWERGEELAKRCEEQLAGARKRVEDALAAKEPEEG; from the coding sequence ATGAAGCCCATTAGTGAACTGGGATACGAGGAAGCACGCGACGAACTCATCGCGGTGGTGCAGCAGTTGGAACAGGGCGGGCTGGACTTGGACGCCTCGCTCGAGCTCTGGGAAAGAGGCGAGGAGCTGGCGAAACGATGTGAGGAGCAGCTCGCAGGCGCCCGCAAGCGCGTGGAGGACGCACTGGCGGCCAAAGAACCGGAAGAAGGTTGA